CGGCAACTCCACCGACGCCCGCGGCATGGCCGGCCGGGTCTCGGACTGGTACTTCGCCAACGGCAACACCCCCGAGGGCATCTCGGAGCAGATCCAGGACGTCACCGACGTCGCGACCGTCCACGGCCGCAAGGTGAAGTTCGGCGTCAACGGCTTCTTCATCGGCCGCGACACCGAGGCCGAGGCCCGCGACGTGCTGCGCGAGATCGTCGACAAGGCCGACCGGGAGGCCGTCGAGGGCTTCGGCTCGGCCGTGAAGCAGGCCGGCCAGAGCACCGGTGACAAGAAGGGCATGTGGCAGGACTCTGAGTTCGCCGACCTCGTGCAGTACAACGACGGCTTCCGCACCGGCCTGATCGGCACGCCCGAGCAGATCGCGACCCGGATCATCGAGTACAAGAAGCGCGGCGTGAACCTCTTCCTGCTCGGCTTCCTGCACTACCTCGAGGACGTCGCCTACTTCGGGCGCGAGGTGCTCCCGATCGTCCGCGAGCTCGAGGCCGCGGAGCTGGAGCGGGTCTGATGTCAGCGGCACCCTCGGTGGTCGAGGAGGTCGTGCAGCGACCGTCACGAGACCCGGCGACCCACACCGCCGCCTCGGCGATCGCGACGGCCACCGACCTGGCCGCCGCCTTCGCCGAGGACTCGGCCCGGCGCGACCGGGAGCGGATCCTCCCGGTCGCCGAGGTCGAGGCGCTCTCGGCGGCCGGCCTGCTGGCGATCACCGTCCCCGTCGAGTACGGCGGCCCGGGGCTCGGCGCCGAGGTGCTGGCCGAGGTCGTGCGGATCCTCGCCACCGGCGACCCCAACGTGGCCCAGGTCCCGCACAGCCACTTCGTCTACGTCAACGCGCTCGTCGAGCAGGGCAGTGAGCAGCAGAAGCGCTTCCTGCTCGGCGAGGTCGTCGCCGGCAAGCGGTTCGGCAACGCGCAGTCGGAGATCCGCAGCCGCCACGTGCGCGAGCACGCGACGACCCTGCGGCCCGACCCCGACCGCCCCGGCGACTGGGTGCTCGACGGCGAGAAGGGCTACGCGACCGGTGCCTACCTCGCGCACTGGATCCCCGTGCTGGCGCACCTCGGCGAGGGCGGACCCCTCGCCGTGGCGTGGGTCGAGCGCCACGCCGGAGGCGTCACGGTGATCGACGACTGGGACGGGCTCGGGCAGCGCACGACCGCCAGCGGCACCGTCCGGCTCGAGGGAGTCCGGGTCGCGGCGGACCGCGTGACGTCGTACCACCTGACGTTCGAGCGCCCGCAGGTGTACGGCGCCTTCGCGCAGCTGCTCCACGCCGCGATCGACGCCGGCATCGCCCGCGCGGCGGTGCGGGAGGCGGCCGCGTTCGTGACCACCAGCAGCCGGCCCTACCCGGACGCCCTGGCCCTCTACGACACCGACGGTGCCGCCGACGACCCGTTGGTCGTGCAGGCGTTCGGGGAGGTCGAGCTGCAGGTGCGGGCCGCCGAGGCGCTGGTCGCCGAGGCGGGTCGCGCGGTCGACCGGGCCCGTGCGGACCTCACCGCGGAGACCGCCGCCGAGGCCAGCCTTGCGGTCGCCGCGGCCCGTGCGTCCACGACGGCCGCCTCGCTCGAGGCGTCCAGCCGGCTCTTCGAGGTGGCGGGCACCCGCTCGGCGCTGCGCGGCCTCGGCCTGGACCGGCACTGGCGCAACGCCCGCACGCACACCCTGCACGACCCCGCCGCCTGGAAGGTGCACCACCTCGGTCGCCACGCGATCGACGGCACGCCACCGCCCAACCACGGCCAGATCTGAGCGGTGGTCGAGGACGTCGCGCAGCGACTGTCACGAGACCTCTGCACCCGAAAGGCAACCGAGACAATGTCCCTGAAGTTCCACTGGTTCCTGCCCACCAACGGCGGCGACGGCCGCCACGTCGTCGGCGGCGGCCACGGCGTCAACCCCGGCCAGGCCGGCCGTCCGGCGGACGTCGCCTACCTGACCCAGGTCGCGCGCGCCGCCGAGGACAACGGCTTCGAGGCCGCGCTGACGCCGACCGGCGCGTGGTGCGAGGACGCGTGGCTGACCACCGCGATGCTGAGCCAGACGAGCGAGCGGCTGAAGTTCCTCGTCGCGTTCCGGCCCGGTGTCGTGGCGCCGTACCTCGCGGCCCAGATGGCGGGCACCTTCCAGAACCTCTCGGGCGGTCGCCTGCTGCTCAACGTCGTCACCGGCGGCGAGAGCCACGAGCAGCGGATGTTCGGCGACTTCCTCGACAAGGACGAGCGCTACGAGCGGTGCGGGGAGTTCCTGGAGATCGTGCGCCGGCTGTGGACCGGCGAGACCGTCGACTTCACCGGCAAGCACCTCTCGGTCGAGGCCGCGAAGCTGGGCCAGATCCCCAGCCCCGTGCCGGACATCTACTTCGGCGGGTCCTCGCCGGCGGCCGGCAAGGTCGCCGCCGAGCACGCCGACGTCTACCTCACCTGGGGCGAGCCGCCGCAGGCCGTCGCCGAGAAGATCGCGTGGATCCGCGAGCTCGCCGCGGCCGAGGGGCGTGGCCCGGACAACCGGCCGATCCGGTTCGGCATCCGGATGCACGTGATCACCCGCGACACCTCCGAGGAGGCGTGGGCCGAGGCCGACCGGCTGCTCAAGGGCATCGACCCGGCCACGATCAAGCAGGTGCAGGAGGGGCTGCGGCGCAGCGAGTCCGAGGGCCAGCGCCGGATGCTCGACCTGCACAGCGGGCGCACCGACGAGCTCGAGATCTACCCCAACGTCTGGGCCGGCGTCGGCCTGGTCCGCGGCGGCGCCGGCACCGCGCTGGTCGGCAGCCACGAGGAGGTCGCCGACCGGATCGCGGAGTACGCCGAGCTCGGCCTAGACGAGTTCGTGCTGTCGGCCTACCCGCACCTCGAGGGTGCCTACTGGTTCGGAGAGGGCGTGCTGCCGATCCTCGCCGAACGCGGCCTGTGGAAGTACGACGGCCCGCAGCGCCACCACGGCGCCTCGGTCCCGTTCGCGTCGGTCGGGCGGTGACGGGCGTGAGCACGCGCACCGCCGTCGTCGTCGGCAACCCCAAGCCCGCCAGCCGCACGCTGTCCGCCGCGCTGCACCTGCACCGCGAGCTGGTCGGCCGCGAGCCGGACCTCGTCGTCGACGTCGCCACGCTCGGCGCCGGCCTGGTCGACTGGACCGACGCCGCCATCGACGGGCTGGTCTCCGAGGTGGGTCGCGCGGACCTGGTGGTCTTCGCGTGCCCGACCTACAAGGCGACGTACACGGGGCTGCTGAAGCTCTTCCTCGACCGCTTCGCGGCCGGTCAGCTCTCGGGCGTGGCCGTGCCGCTGATGCTCGGTGGGGGACCGGCGCACGCGCTGGCCCCGGAGCACGGTCTCGTGCCGCTGCTCAGCCACCTCGGAGGCGTGGTGCCGGGCAGTGCGCTCTACGTGCTCGACAAGGAGCACGACGACCCGGCGGCGTACGCGGACTGGCTGGCCCGGAGCAGGCCCGTCGTGGAGAAGCTGCTGCGCCCGTCCTGACCCTCCGTCCCTCATCCACCTCGTCTCGGGAGGCACGATGACCAACCCACCTGCACCGCAGGGACCCACTCCGCGTCGCGTCGCGCTCGCGGCCGCGGTCGGCGCCACGATCGAGTGGTACGACTTCTTCCTCTACGGCACCGCCGCCGGGCTCGTCTTCGACAAGCTCTACTTCAACGGCCTCAGCGGCAGCGCCGCGACCTTCGCGGCGTTCGGCACCTTCGCCGTCGGCTTCCTCGCCCGTCCGATCGGCGGCCTGGTGTTCGGCCACTTCGGCGACCGCGTCGGACGCAAGGCGATGCTGATCTGGACGCTCGTGATCATGGGGGCCGGCACCGCCCTGATCGGCCTCCTCCCGTCGTACGACGACATCGGGGTCCTCGCGCCGATCCTGCTCGTCGTGCTGAGGGTGCTCCAGGGCATCGGCGTCGGCGGCGAGTACGGCGGCGCGGTGCTCCTCGCCGTCGAGTTCGCTCCCGCCGAGCGGCGCGGCTTCTTCGGCAGCTTCGCCCACATCGGCGTCCCCGGCGGGCTCTTCCTCGCCTCCGGTGCCTTCGCGATCGCGAGCCGCCTGCCGGACGAGCAGTTCCTCGCGTGGGGCTGGCGCGCCTGCTTCCTGCTGAGCA
Above is a genomic segment from Nocardioides aromaticivorans containing:
- a CDS encoding SfnB family sulfur acquisition oxidoreductase produces the protein MSAAPSVVEEVVQRPSRDPATHTAASAIATATDLAAAFAEDSARRDRERILPVAEVEALSAAGLLAITVPVEYGGPGLGAEVLAEVVRILATGDPNVAQVPHSHFVYVNALVEQGSEQQKRFLLGEVVAGKRFGNAQSEIRSRHVREHATTLRPDPDRPGDWVLDGEKGYATGAYLAHWIPVLAHLGEGGPLAVAWVERHAGGVTVIDDWDGLGQRTTASGTVRLEGVRVAADRVTSYHLTFERPQVYGAFAQLLHAAIDAGIARAAVREAAAFVTTSSRPYPDALALYDTDGAADDPLVVQAFGEVELQVRAAEALVAEAGRAVDRARADLTAETAAEASLAVAAARASTTAASLEASSRLFEVAGTRSALRGLGLDRHWRNARTHTLHDPAAWKVHHLGRHAIDGTPPPNHGQI
- a CDS encoding NADPH-dependent FMN reductase is translated as MSTRTAVVVGNPKPASRTLSAALHLHRELVGREPDLVVDVATLGAGLVDWTDAAIDGLVSEVGRADLVVFACPTYKATYTGLLKLFLDRFAAGQLSGVAVPLMLGGGPAHALAPEHGLVPLLSHLGGVVPGSALYVLDKEHDDPAAYADWLARSRPVVEKLLRPS
- a CDS encoding LLM class flavin-dependent oxidoreductase translates to MSLKFHWFLPTNGGDGRHVVGGGHGVNPGQAGRPADVAYLTQVARAAEDNGFEAALTPTGAWCEDAWLTTAMLSQTSERLKFLVAFRPGVVAPYLAAQMAGTFQNLSGGRLLLNVVTGGESHEQRMFGDFLDKDERYERCGEFLEIVRRLWTGETVDFTGKHLSVEAAKLGQIPSPVPDIYFGGSSPAAGKVAAEHADVYLTWGEPPQAVAEKIAWIRELAAAEGRGPDNRPIRFGIRMHVITRDTSEEAWAEADRLLKGIDPATIKQVQEGLRRSESEGQRRMLDLHSGRTDELEIYPNVWAGVGLVRGGAGTALVGSHEEVADRIAEYAELGLDEFVLSAYPHLEGAYWFGEGVLPILAERGLWKYDGPQRHHGASVPFASVGR